One region of Oculatellaceae cyanobacterium genomic DNA includes:
- a CDS encoding carbon dioxide-concentrating mechanism protein CcmK, producing MPIAVGMIETKGFPAVVEAADAMVKAARVTLVGYEKIGSARVTVIVRGDVSEVQASVSAGVDAAKRVNGGEVLSTHIIARPHENLEYVLPIRYSEEVEQFRM from the coding sequence ATGCCAATTGCAGTTGGAATGATTGAAACCAAAGGGTTTCCAGCAGTAGTAGAAGCTGCTGATGCTATGGTTAAAGCTGCCCGTGTTACGCTAGTAGGCTATGAAAAAATCGGCAGTGCTCGTGTAACAGTAATTGTTAGGGGCGATGTTTCCGAAGTGCAGGCATCGGTATCAGCGGGTGTGGACGCAGCTAAACGGGTGAATGGCGGTGAAGTTCTTTCTACCCACATTATTGCGCGTCCTCATGAAAACCTAGAGTATGTACTGCCTATTCGTTATAGCGAAGAAGTAGAACAGTTCCGAATGTAG
- a CDS encoding carbon dioxide-concentrating mechanism protein CcmK, translating into MAIAVGMIETLGFPAVVEAADAMVKAARVTLVGYEKIGSGRVTVIVRGDVSEVQASVSAGVESVKRVNGGQVLSTHIIARPHENLEYVLPIRYTEAVEQFRESVSGIRPYNRP; encoded by the coding sequence ATGGCAATTGCAGTTGGAATGATTGAAACTTTAGGTTTCCCCGCCGTTGTAGAAGCTGCTGACGCGATGGTTAAAGCTGCCCGTGTAACACTGGTAGGTTATGAGAAAATTGGCAGTGGTCGCGTTACCGTAATCGTTCGGGGAGACGTTTCGGAAGTCCAAGCTTCTGTATCAGCAGGAGTTGAATCTGTTAAGCGAGTTAATGGTGGTCAAGTGCTGTCTACTCACATCATTGCTCGTCCTCACGAAAACTTAGAGTATGTACTGCCAATTCGTTACACCGAAGCCGTAGAACAGTTCCGCGAAAGTGTTAGTGGTATTCGTCCCTACAACAGACCATAA
- a CDS encoding EutN/CcmL family microcompartment protein yields the protein MKIAKVRGTVVSTHKEPSLRGVKLLLLQFIDEVGQLLPEYEVAGDQVGAGLDEWVLVSRGSAARQIDGSEKRPVDAMVVAIIDTVTLDNSLLYSKKEQYR from the coding sequence ATGAAAATTGCCAAAGTTCGTGGCACGGTTGTTAGTACACACAAAGAACCTAGTCTCAGAGGCGTGAAGTTGCTGCTGTTGCAATTTATTGATGAAGTGGGACAGCTATTGCCGGAATATGAAGTAGCTGGCGATCAAGTAGGCGCAGGGTTAGATGAGTGGGTGCTAGTCAGCCGTGGTAGTGCTGCCCGTCAAATTGATGGTAGTGAAAAACGCCCCGTTGATGCGATGGTAGTAGCGATTATTGATACTGTAACCCTGGATAATAGTCTCTTGTATAGCAAGAAAGAACAGTATCGTTAA
- a CDS encoding ribulose bisphosphate carboxylase small subunit — MAARSSAAPPTPWSKSLAEPKIDASAFVHSFSNIIGDVRVGSNVMIAPGTSIRADEGSPFYIGASTNIQDGVVIHGLEQGRVLGDDGQEYSVWVGKNASLTHMALIHGPAYIGDDCFIGFRSTVFNARVGKGCIVMMHALIKDVEIPPGKYVASGSIITNQKQADRLPDVQAQDTEFSRHVVGINEALRAGYLCAEDVACVTEVRDEVTQSNESISPNPTIFVDNDMPLSNTTIDQVRSLLAQGCRIGLEYADDRRFRTNAWTSGTSIQTQNASQALGALENFLLEHTGEYVRLIGIDPKAKRRVVEQVIQRPDDKPEPAGTQRSNGNGRATAPASASKSSTNNDLADQVRSLLAQGCRIGVEYADDRRFRSNAWTSGTSIQTQNASQALSALEGFLGEHQGEYVRLIGIDPKAKRRVVEQIIQRPDGPVVAAPARSAGSTTTANRSNSTSSYKSSVLSDETLKTIKDLLAQGYKIGSEHADARRFRVGSWHSCSPIESNKHSEVVPALEACLQEHSGEYVRLIGIDPKAKRRVQEMIIQKP; from the coding sequence ATGGCTGCCCGCAGTTCTGCGGCTCCACCGACACCCTGGTCAAAAAGCTTGGCAGAACCCAAAATTGATGCTTCAGCTTTTGTGCATTCTTTTTCCAACATAATAGGGGATGTCCGAGTTGGCTCTAATGTGATGATTGCCCCTGGAACCTCAATTCGGGCAGATGAAGGCAGTCCTTTCTATATTGGCGCAAGCACCAATATACAGGATGGAGTGGTCATTCATGGTCTGGAACAAGGCAGGGTACTTGGCGATGATGGTCAGGAATATTCTGTCTGGGTTGGCAAGAATGCTTCCCTGACCCACATGGCTTTAATTCATGGCCCCGCATATATTGGAGACGATTGCTTTATTGGTTTTCGCTCTACTGTGTTTAATGCACGGGTTGGGAAAGGCTGCATTGTAATGATGCACGCATTAATTAAGGATGTGGAGATTCCGCCAGGGAAGTATGTAGCTTCTGGGTCAATAATTACTAATCAAAAACAAGCTGACCGTCTGCCAGATGTACAGGCTCAAGATACAGAGTTTAGCCGCCATGTTGTAGGCATTAATGAGGCACTCAGGGCTGGTTATCTCTGTGCTGAAGATGTTGCCTGTGTGACAGAAGTTCGCGACGAAGTGACTCAATCAAACGAATCAATTAGCCCTAACCCTACAATTTTTGTTGATAACGATATGCCATTAAGCAACACCACCATCGATCAAGTCCGTAGTTTGTTGGCACAAGGTTGCCGCATTGGTTTAGAGTATGCCGACGACCGTCGCTTCCGTACAAATGCTTGGACAAGTGGCACATCAATCCAAACCCAAAATGCTTCACAAGCACTGGGTGCTTTAGAAAATTTCTTGTTAGAACATACTGGGGAATATGTCCGTTTAATTGGAATTGACCCCAAAGCTAAACGTCGGGTAGTTGAGCAAGTTATCCAAAGACCAGACGATAAGCCAGAGCCTGCTGGAACTCAACGCAGCAACGGTAATGGTAGAGCAACTGCACCAGCATCAGCATCCAAGAGTTCTACAAACAACGATTTAGCCGATCAAGTACGGAGTTTGTTGGCACAAGGTTGTCGTATTGGTGTTGAATATGCAGATGACCGTCGCTTCCGTAGTAATGCTTGGACAAGTGGTACATCAATCCAAACTCAAAACGCATCCCAGGCTCTCAGCGCTCTAGAAGGTTTTCTGGGGGAACATCAAGGGGAATATGTCAGATTGATTGGAATTGATCCTAAAGCCAAGCGTAGAGTAGTTGAGCAAATAATTCAAAGACCAGACGGGCCTGTAGTTGCTGCTCCTGCTCGTAGTGCTGGTAGCACTACTACTGCTAATCGCTCAAACAGTACTTCAAGCTATAAGAGTTCTGTCTTAAGTGATGAAACACTAAAAACAATCAAAGACTTATTAGCTCAAGGCTATAAGATTGGCTCAGAACACGCTGATGCGCGTCGCTTCCGCGTCGGTTCTTGGCACAGTTGTTCTCCGATTGAATCTAATAAACACTCTGAAGTAGTTCCAGCTTTGGAAGCTTGTCTCCAAGAACATAGCGGAGAGTATGTACGCTTAATTGGAATTGACCCCAAAGCCAAGCGTCGCGTTCAAGAGATGATTATTCAAAAGCCGTAA
- a CDS encoding biopolymer transporter ExbD: MRLPDEPELPSQINIVPMIDVVFAILTFFIMSSLFLSRSEGLSVNLPKATTAKSQRPSQITVTVDQQGQLALNRKPVQLDTLETSVRQLIKPNEEALVILNADQGVNHGQVVEIMDRLRKIKEAKLAIAAQKR, from the coding sequence ATGCGTCTACCCGATGAACCAGAACTACCATCTCAGATCAACATCGTACCGATGATCGATGTGGTTTTTGCTATTCTGACATTTTTTATCATGTCTAGCTTGTTTCTATCTCGTTCGGAAGGTCTTTCTGTAAATTTGCCCAAGGCAACGACTGCTAAAAGTCAGCGCCCTAGTCAAATTACCGTAACTGTTGACCAGCAGGGGCAATTAGCACTGAATCGCAAGCCAGTTCAGCTAGATACTTTAGAAACATCAGTGCGTCAGTTAATTAAGCCTAATGAAGAGGCATTGGTAATACTAAATGCCGATCAAGGTGTTAATCACGGTCAAGTAGTAGAAATAATGGATCGCTTGCGTAAAATTAAAGAAGCAAAATTAGCGATCGCAGCACAGAAACGCTAG
- a CDS encoding MotA/TolQ/ExbB proton channel family protein, which yields MGISNLFVAGGVVMWPLLAFSVLGFALIIERVAFWWRINSRQERVVREALNFYRRNNVVSALNKLKQNTDLPLARIFLAALELEEATPEEFRLALESEAQAEIPLLKRFNNIFDTIISLAPLLGLLGTVLGLITSFASLQLGDVGGTKTASVSAGISEALVSTASGLVVAIFILLFSNTFRGLYQRQIALIQEYGGHLELLYRRRYEGERSYASTR from the coding sequence ATGGGAATTTCTAATCTTTTTGTTGCTGGTGGTGTGGTCATGTGGCCACTGCTAGCATTTTCGGTACTAGGGTTCGCACTAATTATTGAGCGAGTCGCTTTTTGGTGGCGTATTAATAGCCGACAAGAGCGTGTAGTTAGAGAAGCGCTTAATTTTTATCGTCGTAACAATGTTGTCAGTGCTTTAAATAAGCTCAAGCAAAATACTGATTTGCCTCTTGCTCGGATTTTTTTGGCAGCATTAGAACTTGAAGAAGCAACTCCAGAAGAATTTCGCTTGGCTTTAGAAAGTGAAGCTCAAGCAGAAATTCCTTTGCTGAAACGTTTTAATAACATATTTGACACAATTATTAGCCTTGCGCCTTTACTAGGTCTTTTAGGAACAGTTTTAGGTTTGATTACATCCTTTGCTTCGCTCCAACTTGGTGATGTGGGTGGTACTAAAACTGCTAGCGTAAGTGCTGGGATTAGTGAAGCTCTTGTATCTACAGCTTCTGGCTTAGTAGTAGCTATTTTTATTCTGTTGTTCTCTAATACATTTCGGGGTTTATACCAACGCCAGATAGCTCTAATTCAAGAGTACGGCGGACATTTAGAACTTCTCTATCGCCGTCGTTATGAAGGAGAACGTAGTTATGCGTCTACCCGATGA